Sequence from the Equus przewalskii isolate Varuska chromosome 11, EquPr2, whole genome shotgun sequence genome:
CCCTTGCACAGCGTCAAGCTCTCGCCCACTTCCAccctgtgggggagggggtgtgagTCGCCCCGTGGGCCCTGGGGGGGCCGGGCTACCTCCCAGGGCCACCTGGAACCCCGCCCGCAGCCCCGTGCCCACTCCTTCCTTGGGCCTCGGCTGGGAGCAGCGCCAGGCGAAGGGGCTCGAGAGGTTGAGAGCAGGTGGACAGCCACCAGGTGGCTGTGCAGAGAGGGCACTGGCCACCGGCCGGGGTAGAGTGTGCCTAGgtgccaggaggtggggaggggtgcgAGGGGTACGCGGGGCCAGCAGGCCCCACCACCGCCCCCACCCGATCCCACCTGGCCTGTGGGCCAACCACTGCCCCCCACATGCTGCAGCCCCTGCTCCCTGCAGAGCCGTGGGAGGGCTCCACATCCAGTGCTCACCCTTCCATGTGGATCTGCCAATAGGCCATGCGGGTGACGTTGTAGTAGGACAGGGAGCCCTTGTAGTACTTGGAGTCGATGCCGCCCAGCATCAGCTCACCTCCTGGCTGTGCCGCTGGGTccctggaggaaagaggaggggggAGTCAGGTGACCCCTCAAGCAAAGGAGCCCCCCGCCCATGCCTGCACCGTGCATCCAGCCTGAGGACTGGGTGGGACAGGCATAGGCTGGGACAGGAAATGAGAAGTAAGGTGAGGCAATCTCAGGAGGCCTCCTAGAGCAGGGGCCTTCCTGGGCCCGCAGGGGTGGAAGGATTCagaaggggcagaggaaaggaCGGGACTTCCTTCTCCCCCAGGGGAGGGGCTCCAATTCCTTTCCCTGTGTGGACTGTAGGCCAAGCTTGATCCCCAGCAGAAGAGATCCTGGTCTCCCAGCTGAGGATGGCCAAGGTCAGGCCAGTGGGCAGATGGTGAAGAGAATGCTAGGGGCCCAAGGAGAGGAAACCTCATCTGCCTAGAAAAAACCCAAAGAGGGCTTCCAGGAAGCAGCATCGGGCAACCCTGAAAAATTGAGCCACCTGGtttctgccccaggacctttgcacctgctgctcccAAGGATGCCCTACTTCCAAATCCTTGCACAACTTGCTCCCCTTCAGACCTCGGCTTCCCTACTCAGAGCCCAAGCTGGCGGGTGACCCTCCCCACCTCAACGCTCTCATCTGGACTTAATTTTTCATCTCAGTATCATCTTCTTGGCCTGTCCCCACACTCAGAAGCACCAGGCTGAAGCACCCTATCCTCCTGCCACCACTGTGGTGCCCACCCCATCTGCGGCCTCTGCCTCTCGTCACCTCCGAAATCCACATGTGGAAACCAGATCACGCCTCCAGTTCCTCACCCTGCCCGCCAAACCTGCCCCTGCGAGCTGGCCAGTCCTCACTtcctcaccccacctccacctcctgcctGAGGCCGTCACCCAGGAGTCACGGCACTGGGCTGTCCGTCCCCAACCCCAGGCCTGGGTGACCTCCTGGGTCTGCTTCACCTCGtctgcctccccagggcccaAAGGCTCACGGGGAAATGACCCCTCATCTGCGTCCCCCCATCAGCGGCTGCTGGGGAGTCTTCACTGCTGACCAGGCAATGGGACAGAGAGCAGCATCCACGCAGAGGCCAGGCTGAGGGCGGCGCTGGGCAAGAGGGCAGGGCTCCGGGCTGGAACTCTGCCCGAAGGGCCCAGGCTGGACCCCAAATATAAAGGAGTCCTGCAAAGTgatgggcccagagagggggcaTGCGGGGCAGAGTGACCAGGAGCGGCTCGGGACAGCGGGCCGCCAGCTCCCACTCTGCCGAGAGCCCCATCCCTCGGCACACCCGCATCACTCCTCCATCTGGGGCTCCCTCCCGGGACCAGCAGCACCGTCCTGAGGAGACGGAGGCTGGAGGAGCGAGGCCCCTTCCCAAGGTCACCCGGCCATGGGTCATCTACCCTTCCACACGGGGGCAGAGCGGCCGCTGGGATGGCACCCCCTTCTCCCCAGAAGGAAAGGGCAGCTGGTACCTACGGGGGCGGCCAGGGGAGGCCACTGTCCACATGGTCACTGGGACCCCAGGGCTTCCCGAGCAGCATCGTCCTGTGCCCTCTCTGCTCAATGCCTGGCACTCAAGACCCATCGTGGGTCCCCTCCCATGGGGAGGGCCCAGCCCCACTGCCTCCAGAGCTCCTGTCACAGATTGGGGCTCACAGCCTTGCCCCCTCTGGGACGACAGCAACCACGGAGCCAGGACCACATCTGCCCATCACCAGACCTGGGGAAGGTCGGGCAGAGAGATGCAGGAGGAGGAATCGCCATGACCCCTGACCCGGCTCTGGTTCAAAGGACAGAGGCCCAACCACCAAGATCCCGGACCCTCAGCCCGAGCACCTCCCGCTGGGCGTCCCTGGCAAGACGCAGTCTCCTAGAAGGCTGCCTGCCCACCTGTAAAAGGGCAGAGAACAGGTGGCAGGAACTGAGGCCCTGTGCCCAGAAGGAGGACACAGGGAGGCAGGCGCAGGACTGCGACCGGGTGGCTGCTGCCAGAGCCCCCGTCACCCCTGCATTTCGGCAAAGCCGAGCCCAGGAGGGCCGGGAGGAGGGGCCCAGACGCCTCCTGTCCCACCTGTTCAGGTAGAAGGAGAAGATGTTTTTGTCCACCAGCTTCTGCTCCATCAGGTTGTCAAAGACGGGCAGCACGTTGTTCACCGAGATGCGGGGGTAGGCCATGCCCAGGATGCCGTCAAACTTGGCCGCAATGAAGGTGATGCCCGGCTGCTTGGTGGCCTCCCCAAAGGTCTGCCTCTCCACCTTGACGCCGCGCACGGTCGACAAAGCCATGTTACAGGGCACCTGTGGGCCGAGTGGGGGTCAGTGGGCCACGCGCACCACTGAGCTCGACCCCTGGGCCACCCAGGTGAGCCGTGGCCTCCGTCTCTGTGCACACAGCCACAGCTACAAAACCCAGCTCAGTCTCCGCCCATCGCCTTGCACCTGGGGCCTCGAGATGGGCAGAGGACCCAGAAGAAAGGGCTGGTGGCACTGGACCGAACACAGCCAGGGTCGAGGCCGTGGGGACGGGGCTTCGGAGGCCTGTACTCTGCGAAAACTTTTTAACAAGAGACGGGAACGGGGCGAGCACAGAGGGCTGGCTCCTCGCTGAGCTCCGGCTgtctcaccccagcccctccccaccttggCCTGTCCCTGCCCTTGGGCTCAGCTGGGGAGACTGGAGAACCCCATGATCCTCCGGCTCAGAGGACTGGGACTCAGGCCACACAACCCTCTCCCCCATCgctgtcccctcccccaacttgggcagaggctgcagggagatAAAGGGGGGCCAGCAGGATGTGGGAAAGAAGTGGCTGTTTGGGGCTGACACCAGGAGGAGGGGGGCGTGTTGGGCAACATCCTGTCTCAGGCCCAGAGAGCGGGGAGGCGGAGCCCCCCAGATAAACCGATAGACTCAGCAGGCAGACGCAGAGTGAGTGTGagcgtgcgtgcatgtgtgtgtgtgtgtgtgtgtgtgtcggggctgggcagggcggtggggtggggggggggggggcgctgcgGGTAGTCTCCTGACCCGCTGGGACCATCAGAGGTCAGACACGGCCCCAGCTGGAAGAAGGGTCTTTTCTCCTGGACCCTGGACCCCTGGCCCTGCTGAAGGCTCTGCTGCCTTCCTgtcctgcctggggctgggggctgggagctggggcctgggaggggacCTTCATCCACTCTGCTCCTCGCCCCCCAGAACTCTCAGTCCAGGCCCTCCTGCGGCCCCGGCACCAGGCAGCTCCCCACCAAGTGCTCGCGGGCAGAGCACTCAAGGGCCGGCTCACCCGGCCTGGGGGAGGACAGCTCGTTCTGCATGTGGCCCCAAAGACCTTCCACCTCAGGCACGGACAGCCATCCCggctgctccctctccctcccagtgTTCCCTGTAGGTGCCCTCTGTCAGCAGCCCAAGAGGGACTCCTGGCACATCtctggcctccctgagcctccccaATTGGAGGGACCCGGCCAGGCCCGGCCCCTAACCCAGGCCCCCATCCTTAGGCCCGGCCCTGAGCACCCAGTCGGCACCTCAAACCCAACATATCAGAATGGCACCCCATCGCCCAGAGGCTCCTCTGTCAGCTGCCGGCTAGGAGCCTGGAAGGGGGCCTCCTGGGTCATCACTCACCAGGTCCTGGTCCCAGATCTGCATCCCCAATCTCAGTGACTACGCGGGTGTCAAAACCCTCACCTCGCTGGCGGTTGCCCACCCCACAGTCTCCTTCCAACCCTCTTTGCCATGCCCCGGCCTGCACACACGGCCACATCTGCCCCCATCTCCTTCCCTGCTCTGTTTCTTCACTGCCCAGCGCACTGGGCTCCTTCTCACCTCCCGGCCTCTGCTCCAGCCGGCCTCCCGTGTGCCTCACTCAGCTGCCTGCTGCTGGACGCCCAAAAGCCAACAGCCCCCTGGGGAGCTGGCCAAGacccctgccctgcctggggaggagctgggcaTCACTCTTGTCCCATCACATCGGGGGAGAATGCCCCACCACAATAAGCGCCCCAACCTGGAAGGACCCCCCCGATGGACTCACCGACACGGTGTCCTGGCTCAGGTACCCGGAGAGGCTGCCCGAGCCGTAGTGGATGTCGAAGGTGGTGCCGTTTTTCACGTAGGTGCTGGACTTGCCGCTATTGTACTTATGGTGGATCCCTGCGCCAGATGGGGGCCCGTCAGCCTGCCACCCCACCACGGCCAGGAGCCCCCCAGCCAGGTCCCCAGTCATCCACTGAAGAGCCCACCTGCCAAATCCCCAGGGGGGGGATCCACCCTGACCCCCAGCCTTGGTGTTGGCCCAGTGAGTGGTCCAGCCCACGGCCTGCTCCACCCTTGGTCACCACGGTCCCAGGCCGGATGAAAGCCATGCGGGCAGGAACAGGTTCACCCGGAAAGTGGGTGCTCTGGGCACGGTGGAGGGGCCAGGCCCTCTAGTGTGGCCGAGAGGTGGGAGCAGcgcattgcccaagagctgaggAGGCCGGGCCCGCTGAAGGTCGCGGCCTGCCCTCCTCGGTGGCAGCCAGCCCACAGCTATGCTGCAGAACGAGGACACAGGCGGAGGCTGGGCTGCAGGTCCCCATGCCCGCAGGGACAGGGTGCCCGTGATGTGACGTGGACGGGGGCTGTGCGCCCCCATGCCGGGGgcacccctctccctgcctgctcctgtGTCCACGGGCAGGCAGGCGCTGGGCCCGGCCTCTGGGTCTCTCTGGCCACCGGGGAGAGGGGTGCACGGGGCAGGGCAGACAGGGCTGTGACTTACAGCAGGCGATGTCCAGCAGTTTGCAGTGGACCGAGGGCACCCACAGGTTGGAGGAGCCGGTGTCGAAGACGACGGTGAAGCACTGCGGGGGTGTCCCGATGCCGATCTCCCCATAGTACTGGGCCTGGTGCGGGGCACGGGCTGtcagggcgggggaggggcctACCTCTCCACCGGCCCGAGAGAAGGCCACCACTATCCTGGGAGCCAGGCCTTGGAAGCCCAGGCCAGAGGATGGGTGCCAGGGTCCAGACCTGCTGTCACGGCCACCCCATCCTCCCCCAccggccagcccctgccctcgaTCCCACGGAGCTTCAGGCTCCCGGGCACCTGGGCACAGCGCCAGGCCTGCTGACCACATTAAGGGAAGACTCTCATTTGAAAGACAAAACCTGTGGTCAGGCTCCACCCTCGATAAGAGCCTCAGGAGTGGGAAGTGCCTGGAAGGGGAGAGACTCCCTCCCCAGAATAGGGCCAAGTCAGGGCCTGACTCTGGGGCCTAGTTCCTACACTGTCCCTGCCTCACAGGGTCAAGCCTGGGGGGCTCCCAGGGAGAGGGGGTCCAGGTGGCCGAGGGGAGACGGTACACCGTGGACGCTGATAGTGCTGGCTCAGAGCCCTTCACAGCCCAGCCACTCTGCCATCACtgctctgagcctcggtttccccacccATACACAACGGGAGCAGAGGCAACCTGGGGGAGGCCAGGGGCTCAGGCGAGCCCGAGAGGGGCACGTGCCCCGAGCCTCAAAGCGGAACCCCATCCTCAGCCCTCTCAGAGGTCAGAGGCTGTGGGCCATCTTGAGTTTGGGGCCGCCTGGGCAACCCCTTGCCCGGGAGGGAGCCTCGGCCACCGCTGCTGCAGGAGTCTGGCTCCTTTCTCTCCGGTCATTTCTCTCTGGCCACTTGGCTGCAGGAACCACCAACAGCTACTGACTCATGATCCAACAGTGTCCAGATTtcgggtggggggagggggatgacTCAGCAAATCTccgtggggtgggggggggggggtgcacaATAAAGACAGGAACGGGTCAGCCAAGCCCCAGGCAGACAGACCCCCTCCACCAGGCTGGTCACATGCCTGGGAGGCCACAGCTTCCCGACACGGCTGGGGCTCCAGCCAGAGGGCACAGCCACCTGTCCCAACCTCGGGTGGACCAGAGGCTGGATGGCAGCAAGGGGCTGGCTCCCTGACATTCGAGGGCAGGAGATGCAGAGAGGATGTCCTCTGGACATCTCCAGAGGTGCCAGGCTGGGGCCCAGGACCTGTCCCCAGAGCTGGGACCAGGCTGACCCCGCCCCGGTTTGCACTGTGGCTTCCACGATATTCCAGCTTGGAGCCTATTTCCCACACAGGGAGCAGAGTGCATGATCAGGGCTGGCTGGCAACCAAAGAGGAACAAGGTAAAGGACAAGGACTGTCATGGGTGGCCCCAGGCCTTCTGGCAGGACAGGCGAGGACACAGAAGCTCCAGAGAAGTTAGTCACATTGGAGTAGGCAGGCCCAGGAGGACCCccccagagccccccaccccacaccccttcAGGGTGGGCCTGGGTCTGATTCAAGGCTCCTCCACGCCCACCTGATGGCCCTGGGCCCAGCTCCCTCATCTGTGGAGAGTGACACCGTCCCTGACTCCTCACGGGCTGGTCGGAGGATGAGACACCTGCCCAGCTCTGAGCTGACAGTCAGTGACAGCCAGAGGGAGATGTCACAGAGGTGCCAAGGACACCCCCACCCTCTCTCACAACCTTGGCAGGACCAGGACTGGAACCAGTAGGGGGACCTGGAGCTGTGCAAACCTTGTAGGTCAGAACCCTCAATCTGGGCGGCGGTGGGACACTCAGGGAGATGGGCCTGGCTGAGCAGaaggcgccccccccccccccccgccagctGAAGCACTCAAAACCACTGGCCCCCGAAAACAGAACTTCACTAAATATACACCGGCTCACACACAGCTTGTCTTAAAGGCCAGCCGCCATCTGAAGCAGTGTCTGCTGCCAAccggcccccaccctcccccccccccacccccgcgccGAGCTGACACCCTCCCCACTCACGTCCATGTAGTTCTTGAGCATCTCCGGAACGGGCCCCCCGGTCATCATGGCGGGCACCCCCAGGGTGTATTTCGAAATGGGGCCCTTCGCGATCAGGTCTTCCACGGGACCCCCCACCTCCGAAATGGTCCGGCGGATGGACTTGAACTTGTACAGCGGGATTCTGTCGAGAGAGCGGTCAGGGCTTGCTAGGGGGGGCTGGcctccacctcccacctggaCCACTCCCACACCCCACGTCCAAGATAAGGAGGAGTGTGCCCGctcctcccccgccccagccACCAGGGGCTCAGAAAGACCCCTCCCCCATGGTCTGGGGCACCACTCTGGTCTCTTCTGTGACAGTGGCGGGTGGGGTCTGTTAGGGCACTGAGTGTCACCTGTCACTCCTGCCCAAAGTCCTCCGAGCCGTCCCATTCACCTGGCCCTCTGGCCACATCTGTTGCTCTCACCGAGACCCCACGAAGAGAGTCCTCAGCTCCCTGGGTGCCTGCCTCTTGGCCATCAGATGGGACTTCAATGCCACCCCCTCTGAgcagccctccctgaccacccccaCTTGCCCTTCACACGACCTGTCTTCCTTCCGGTGCCCTCCCAGTGCCCTCGCCCCCGCCACCATGAACTGTGTCACTTCCTGCTTACCTGTCCTTCCTTTCCCACCCCACACAGACCCCGGGGGACATGGACTGCACCCAGAGTGCGGGGTTCTGCTTCCAGGCCTGCCCGCCTCCAGCACATACGCCCAGCTGGGGCGGCCTTGGTGCTCTGACCCAGCAGGAGAGAGCACAGGGCTGAGGTCAGGGGTGCTGGTCCTGTCGTGGACAGGGTGCCACCATCAGAAAGCGGCCTGAGGGAGGGGTCCCCTGTGTCTGAGCTTGCTCCCTGCTCCCACGGTCCAGGAGGTGAGACAGGAGAGCACACCTgggcaaactcaaccacttggatGAAATATCTTTCCAGCCCTGGGGATCTGAGAGTTCAAGGTCACGGCTGGCTTTTCCAGGCAAGCCAAGGGCATGCTCCAGGAAGACAGGACTCTTGCCTAAGAGCTGGTAGGCTAGAGACCCTGACCCTGAGATCAGGTTGTTCCCAGGAGAGGGACACACCCTCCAGTAACCAAGGAAACAGGTGCCATCATTCCCATATGAGCccagaggaggggtgaggggccCTGCTCAGTGCCCCACCCAAAAAGTCCCAGGTCCCTTCCCCACTGCCATGTTTCCCTGGAGGAAAGCCTGTGTGTGGGGCCGGGGCAGGCTCAGGCATACAGCTGTTCCCCACATGGCTCCAGGGGGCACT
This genomic interval carries:
- the CTSD gene encoding cathepsin D, coding for MQPPSLLLLVLGLLAAPAAALVRIPLYKFKSIRRTISEVGGPVEDLIAKGPISKYTLGVPAMMTGGPVPEMLKNYMDAQYYGEIGIGTPPQCFTVVFDTGSSNLWVPSVHCKLLDIACWIHHKYNSGKSSTYVKNGTTFDIHYGSGSLSGYLSQDTVSVPCNMALSTVRGVKVERQTFGEATKQPGITFIAAKFDGILGMAYPRISVNNVLPVFDNLMEQKLVDKNIFSFYLNRDPAAQPGGELMLGGIDSKYYKGSLSYYNVTRMAYWQIHMEGVEVGESLTLCKGGCEAIVDTGTSLIVGPVEEVRELQKAIGAVPLIQGEYMIPCEKVSSLPEVTVKLGDQSYKLSSEDYTLKVSQAGKTICLSGFMGMDIPPPGGPLWILGDVFIGRYYTVFDRDQNRVGLAEAARL